From one Thalassospira lucentensis genomic stretch:
- a CDS encoding type II toxin-antitoxin system ParD family antitoxin: MIKKSITVTETQEAWIQAQLSTGQYASDSEVVREALREKQMRMAEIERIRNALNAAEESGFSSMDKEDIRASVKADMKLK; encoded by the coding sequence ATGATCAAAAAGAGCATCACCGTCACCGAAACGCAGGAAGCCTGGATTCAGGCGCAGCTTTCGACCGGTCAATACGCATCCGACAGCGAAGTGGTGCGCGAAGCCTTGCGTGAAAAACAGATGCGCATGGCAGAAATCGAACGCATTCGCAATGCGTTGAATGCCGCCGAGGAAAGCGGTTTTTCCTCAATGGATAAAGAAGATATACGCGCGAGCGTCAAGGCGGACATGAAGCTCAAATGA
- a CDS encoding type II toxin-antitoxin system RelE/ParE family toxin, with product MTAYRLSKLAEDDIRRLYRYGIETFGQRHADIYFDALFEQFDKIARSPAIYQAVDDIHPGYRRCVFAAHTIYYRMDGNIPLIMRILGRENPDLSAV from the coding sequence ATGACCGCTTATCGTCTTAGCAAACTCGCGGAAGACGATATCAGACGCTTGTATCGATACGGCATTGAAACTTTCGGGCAGCGACACGCGGACATTTATTTTGACGCCCTGTTTGAACAGTTCGACAAAATCGCACGCTCGCCCGCCATTTATCAGGCTGTCGATGATATCCACCCCGGATATCGTCGCTGTGTTTTTGCAGCACACACCATTTATTACCGCATGGACGGCAATATCCCTTTGATTATGCGCATTCTGGGTCGTGAAAACCCAGATTTATCGGCGGTATAA